The window GCTCATCTGGAACCCAAGGAGGGACTCGATGCGCCCGGCGCGGCCCGAGGCCACCCTACGGTACGCCTCGGACACGGCTCGGCTGAAGAGGAAGTTGTGGGAGACGCAGAGTGCCCGGCCGTGGCGAGACGCGGCGTCGCACATCGCGCGGCATTCCGCCTCCGTCATGGCCATGGGCTTTTCCACGAAGACATTCACGCCCGCCTCCAAGGCCGTCTGCGATTGCGGTGCGTGCAGCCAAGGCGGCGTGCAGATGCTCACGACGTCCAGGCGTTCCTTGGCGAGCATCTCGTCGAGCTCGCCGGAGTACGGGGTCGCTCGGATTCGCGAGCCCAACTCGCGAGCCCGCTCCGGCCGGCGGTCGTAAACCGCGACGATGTCCGCCGTTCCGGACCGGCGGTACGCAGGCACATGACGATGTCGAGCAACCCAACCGCAACCGACGATCCCGA is drawn from Actinomycetota bacterium and contains these coding sequences:
- a CDS encoding Gfo/Idh/MocA family oxidoreductase; the protein is MGRAPGDLETGQPEVREALRGGRLLRRLRVGIVGCGWVARHRHVPAYRRSGTADIVAVYDRRPERARELGSRIRATPYSGELDEMLAKERLDVVSICTPPWLHAPQSQTALEAGVNVFVEKPMAMTEAECRAMCDAASRHGRALCVSHNFLFSRAVSEAYRRVASGRAGRIESLLGFQMS